A genomic window from Pelagicoccus albus includes:
- a CDS encoding lamin tail domain-containing protein: MKKHRIQLATTIAALATMGQATAQTTFINEIHYDNASTDVGEAIEIAGPAGIDLSGWSLVLYNGSNGSTYSVLNLSETIIEQSGGYGTVSISLTTNGLQNGSPDGIALVDASGTVIQFLSYEGAMTAADGPAVGLTSTDILVSESSSTPAGFSLQLTGADGIEYSDFTWQAPAENSFGSINAGQTFGGEAGPPAIVINEIRIDQPSTDNDEYFELAGYPGQSLEGVSYLVIGDGSGGSGVIENVTSLDGLVIPEDGYFVAAESTFNLASADYVASLDFENSDNVTHLLVYEFTGSKGDDLDVDEDGVLDSEPWTALLDSVALIESVGTGELVYADPVGPDGSFVPGHVYRFADVVGDFKIGPFDLAEGYDTPGSENIEPVEYEFSTSTYTSFEEPFGDGSIYVDEDAATDHYIENMAGSSDVVYEGGLELGFKAFYKNTRNASGLSDGDYVGVTQFTGTVGTYKDGTQGYQISDPDGEYIVELDTIDMSLVEGEPTLLIDLFVQETSWESNDVIRVWVETDIGTFYLLDSSSSDVNDLNIEGFWQTLSADLTGASAASIRFSLDSNSASEAIFVDNIRFGPVPQIEPVSIMEIQGSGQTSPLAGEQVITQGVVTAITANGYNFWIQDPEGDNDASTSDAIYVYGPDLVPEIGDLVEIKASVSEYISSSRPTDLPLTELVSGSVTILSNGNELPAAIEITDMPNESIEEAIDLLESLEGMRVSVPYGLVVGPTNQYGEFHIVTSADAVPGSGFSPWFSQMLISSIGDQLVDYNPERLMVDDLTLDEALELMPGDSLEGLTGIMDYQFSNYRIQPTDISSINAEEAVTEIKSYHWRFAWFRSLLQWPYLNVATLNTENLFDLIDNPDKNDQGTTPTAEELEIKLEKLSATIGIGLDFPEIICVQEVENQAILQELADRLNSKVRFGGFNYAAASLETSDARGIETGYLYDQTRVKLEELYQLSDEIVPGVSDAFGETSVSKGREPLVGVFKYRGQLITLVNNHFKSKGGDGALYGSVQPPVRESEVQRKLQAQVVRDFADLLLAEDKNAMIGITGDFNDFQFAEPGEGNNHTLGIIEGEEGALYMENVVKTEVPEFSRFSYLYEGNSQVLDHFLLSAKFADKLREADFVHLNSAYLDVYMEDTSVLERSSDHDPLLLKFVMRGKGKQKRHHRR, from the coding sequence ATGAAAAAACACCGTATTCAATTAGCTACGACGATCGCCGCGTTAGCGACGATGGGCCAGGCCACAGCCCAAACTACCTTTATCAACGAGATCCACTACGACAATGCCAGCACGGACGTCGGAGAAGCGATCGAAATAGCCGGTCCTGCCGGCATCGATCTGAGCGGTTGGAGTCTGGTTCTCTATAACGGCTCCAACGGGAGCACCTACTCGGTCCTGAACCTGAGCGAGACGATTATCGAGCAAAGCGGCGGATACGGAACTGTCAGCATATCCCTCACCACAAATGGCCTGCAAAATGGATCTCCTGACGGCATCGCTCTGGTCGACGCCTCTGGCACGGTGATCCAGTTCCTCAGCTACGAAGGAGCGATGACTGCAGCAGACGGTCCGGCCGTCGGGTTAACGAGCACCGACATCTTGGTCAGCGAATCGAGCAGTACCCCAGCCGGTTTCTCTCTACAGCTGACTGGAGCAGACGGCATTGAGTACTCAGATTTCACCTGGCAGGCTCCTGCAGAGAATTCATTCGGTTCAATCAACGCTGGCCAAACGTTTGGCGGTGAGGCAGGTCCTCCAGCAATCGTTATCAACGAAATCCGAATCGACCAACCGAGCACCGACAACGACGAGTATTTCGAGCTCGCCGGATACCCTGGCCAAAGCCTCGAGGGTGTATCCTATTTGGTAATTGGTGACGGATCTGGCGGCAGCGGCGTCATCGAAAATGTCACTTCTCTGGATGGACTGGTGATTCCCGAAGATGGTTACTTCGTAGCCGCCGAATCAACATTCAACCTCGCTTCCGCAGATTACGTGGCATCGCTCGATTTCGAAAACAGCGATAATGTTACCCACCTTCTGGTCTACGAATTTACGGGCTCAAAGGGCGACGATCTGGATGTGGACGAAGATGGAGTGCTGGATAGCGAACCCTGGACAGCCCTGCTCGATTCAGTTGCCCTCATCGAATCGGTCGGCACGGGCGAGCTGGTCTACGCCGACCCTGTGGGCCCTGATGGATCCTTTGTTCCAGGCCATGTCTATCGATTCGCCGACGTGGTAGGAGACTTCAAGATTGGCCCCTTCGATCTGGCAGAAGGCTATGACACCCCGGGCTCTGAAAACATCGAACCCGTTGAATACGAATTTTCCACATCCACCTACACTAGCTTCGAGGAGCCATTTGGAGATGGAAGCATCTATGTGGACGAAGACGCCGCAACCGACCACTACATCGAAAATATGGCTGGTTCTTCGGACGTCGTTTATGAGGGTGGGCTAGAACTCGGCTTCAAGGCCTTCTACAAAAACACCCGAAACGCTTCTGGCCTGAGCGATGGCGACTACGTGGGCGTAACCCAATTCACCGGAACGGTAGGAACCTACAAGGATGGTACCCAAGGATATCAAATATCTGATCCAGATGGTGAATACATAGTCGAACTTGATACTATCGACATGAGTCTCGTAGAAGGCGAACCCACACTTCTAATCGATCTTTTCGTACAAGAAACAAGTTGGGAGTCCAACGACGTAATTCGCGTTTGGGTCGAAACGGATATTGGAACGTTTTACCTCTTAGATTCTAGCAGTTCAGACGTGAACGACCTAAATATCGAGGGCTTCTGGCAGACACTTTCAGCCGACCTTACCGGAGCAAGTGCCGCGTCAATCAGGTTCTCACTTGATTCCAACTCCGCTTCCGAAGCTATCTTCGTGGACAATATCCGCTTTGGTCCCGTGCCGCAAATCGAGCCCGTTTCTATCATGGAAATCCAAGGTTCCGGTCAAACTTCTCCACTGGCTGGGGAGCAAGTGATCACCCAAGGGGTTGTGACAGCGATCACCGCAAACGGATACAATTTTTGGATACAGGATCCAGAAGGAGACAACGACGCGAGTACTTCAGACGCGATCTACGTCTACGGTCCGGATCTAGTTCCTGAAATTGGCGATTTAGTAGAGATCAAGGCCAGCGTCAGCGAATACATAAGCAGCTCACGTCCTACAGACTTGCCACTAACAGAATTGGTTTCCGGCAGCGTCACTATCCTCTCAAACGGAAACGAACTGCCCGCTGCCATAGAAATCACAGACATGCCAAACGAATCGATTGAGGAAGCCATCGACCTTCTCGAATCATTGGAAGGTATGCGCGTTTCAGTTCCTTACGGTCTCGTGGTTGGGCCTACCAATCAGTACGGGGAATTCCACATCGTGACATCGGCCGATGCGGTTCCGGGATCAGGTTTCTCGCCTTGGTTTAGCCAAATGCTTATCAGCTCTATTGGTGACCAATTGGTCGACTACAACCCAGAGCGCTTAATGGTCGACGACCTGACTCTGGACGAAGCGCTCGAACTAATGCCAGGAGATAGCCTTGAAGGCTTGACCGGAATAATGGACTATCAGTTCTCGAACTACCGTATTCAGCCTACGGATATCTCTTCCATCAACGCAGAAGAGGCGGTAACTGAAATTAAGTCTTACCACTGGCGATTCGCCTGGTTTAGATCCTTGCTCCAGTGGCCCTACCTGAACGTAGCGACTCTTAACACGGAGAACCTCTTCGATTTGATCGATAATCCCGATAAGAATGACCAAGGCACGACACCGACTGCTGAGGAACTTGAGATTAAGCTCGAAAAACTATCTGCAACGATCGGAATTGGTCTCGATTTCCCAGAGATCATTTGCGTACAAGAGGTAGAAAACCAAGCAATCCTGCAGGAGCTCGCGGACAGGCTCAACAGCAAGGTACGTTTCGGAGGATTCAATTATGCCGCAGCCTCATTGGAAACCAGCGACGCCCGTGGCATCGAAACGGGCTACCTTTACGACCAGACTCGAGTGAAGCTAGAAGAGCTTTACCAACTTTCGGACGAGATCGTACCAGGCGTTTCCGACGCATTTGGCGAAACCAGTGTAAGCAAGGGTCGCGAACCGCTAGTTGGCGTATTCAAGTATAGGGGACAACTCATCACCCTTGTGAATAATCACTTCAAGAGTAAGGGTGGCGATGGCGCTCTCTACGGTTCGGTTCAGCCGCCAGTGCGCGAATCCGAAGTCCAAAGAAAACTCCAGGCTCAGGTAGTGCGCGACTTCGCAGACCTGTTGCTCGCCGAGGACAAAAACGCCATGATTGGAATCACCGGCGACTTCAACGATTTCCAATTCGCCGAGCCGGGCGAAGGAAACAACCACACGCTCGGTATCATCGAAGGGGAAGAGGGAGCACTTTACATGGAAAACGTTGTGAAGACCGAAGTTCCCGAATTCAGCCGCTTCAGTTATCTATACGAGGGAAACAGCCAAGTCTTGGATCACTTCCTCCTGAGCGCCAAATTCGCAGATAAGCTGCGTGAGGCTGATTTCGTTCACCTCAACTCAGCATACCTCGATGTGTACATGGAAGATACGAGTGTATTGGAGCGCTCATCCGACCATGATCCACTTCTCTTGAAATTCGTGATGCGAGGCAAAGGAAAGCAGAAGCGGCACCATCGTCGCTAG
- a CDS encoding response regulator, whose amino-acid sequence MDTDFSNPNLIIMVDDNYADRFIAGRVFKNTGLEHSFLAMESGRELLEYLDEAKSGKRPIPSAILLDINMPGLNGFEVLRELRAQEEFQDRPPITMFTNSDRMEDRQLSMELGANDFRTKPTDLNVYADVFRSLVA is encoded by the coding sequence ATGGATACAGATTTTTCTAATCCCAACCTGATCATCATGGTTGATGATAATTACGCAGACCGATTTATCGCTGGTCGCGTATTCAAAAATACGGGTCTAGAGCACTCATTCCTTGCAATGGAGAGTGGACGAGAGCTCCTCGAATATCTGGACGAAGCGAAATCTGGAAAGCGGCCGATTCCTAGTGCTATTCTGTTGGACATCAACATGCCTGGTTTGAATGGCTTCGAAGTGCTGAGGGAATTGCGAGCGCAGGAAGAGTTTCAGGACAGGCCCCCGATCACAATGTTTACGAATTCGGACCGAATGGAAGATAGGCAATTGTCTATGGAATTAGGAGCGAATGACTTTCGCACTAAGCCAACAGATTTAAATGTTTATGCCGATGTCTTCCGGTCTTTAGTCGCTTAG
- a CDS encoding HAMP domain-containing protein, whose translation MRLIRLDEGGKEVLRLDRINGEIVRVREEDLQQKGNRTYFRETVSKERDGAYFSAINLNREHGVIELPYKPTLRIAQQVRSPDGSLLGIVIGNLSFDQFLSRLLSDDIERFHLFLTNSDGYYLFGRGEDELFGFDLNTESNAQRDYPETESYFLGSSQSEDLIEGNYPFFDYTLTHLHRLEISEADRVLHMGIQVVYAGFSLGSGFALIALLVVVTVFLILGITVTSYLSAGITRPLEVIVEATDDFARGETSQTLPVTHNDEIGVLARSFVEMRSSVTRQREAVVKANEQLSLANRDLSNFAHIASHELREPINRISMLTEIAKSELSSAETEVDREVVNLLDSLRKESLKLLRQISDFRHFAGLSVGVLVREETEVVQLIRDALSEFSVQLRGLQIKVDIEEIPPLMTYASLLRSVYRNLTDSLLKFPQMRDASIRYTFGLVDDCPALGVLYDGSPEVAQEIAAAFDTSFEYNEPSNSTEIGLSLCLKIIARHKGRFWIETKDSQSHIRFTLGQDSIA comes from the coding sequence ATGCGTTTGATCCGCCTCGATGAAGGAGGGAAGGAAGTTTTACGTTTGGACCGGATAAACGGGGAAATCGTCCGGGTCAGAGAGGAAGACCTCCAACAGAAAGGAAATCGCACCTATTTCCGGGAAACTGTAAGCAAAGAGAGGGACGGAGCTTATTTCTCGGCGATCAATTTGAACCGCGAGCATGGAGTGATCGAATTACCCTACAAGCCGACCTTGCGTATCGCCCAGCAGGTGCGTTCGCCCGATGGGAGCTTGCTCGGGATCGTTATAGGAAATCTCTCATTCGACCAGTTCCTATCACGGCTATTGTCGGACGATATCGAACGGTTCCACCTGTTTTTGACCAATTCCGATGGATACTACCTTTTCGGGAGAGGGGAAGATGAACTATTTGGTTTTGACTTAAATACGGAATCAAATGCCCAGAGAGATTATCCTGAGACAGAAAGCTATTTCTTGGGATCCTCGCAGAGCGAGGATCTCATAGAGGGGAACTATCCATTTTTTGACTACACGCTGACACACTTGCATCGACTGGAAATATCGGAAGCGGATCGAGTATTGCATATGGGAATACAGGTCGTTTATGCGGGCTTCAGCCTGGGGTCCGGCTTCGCGCTCATTGCCCTTTTGGTGGTTGTTACCGTTTTTCTGATTTTGGGAATCACGGTTACCAGTTACCTCTCTGCGGGAATAACGCGGCCTTTGGAAGTTATTGTGGAAGCAACGGATGACTTTGCTCGCGGTGAGACTAGCCAAACTCTGCCAGTAACTCACAACGATGAGATCGGAGTCTTGGCCCGTAGCTTTGTGGAGATGCGGTCCTCGGTAACCAGGCAGCGCGAGGCAGTCGTAAAAGCGAACGAGCAATTGAGCCTTGCGAATCGGGACCTTTCAAATTTCGCCCATATCGCCTCCCACGAACTAAGGGAGCCGATCAATAGAATTTCAATGCTCACTGAAATTGCCAAAAGCGAGTTGAGCTCAGCCGAAACCGAGGTCGATCGGGAAGTGGTGAACTTGCTGGATTCGCTTCGAAAAGAAAGCCTCAAACTGCTGCGGCAGATTTCAGATTTCCGGCATTTTGCAGGATTGAGTGTAGGGGTGCTTGTTCGGGAAGAGACTGAAGTGGTGCAGCTGATACGCGATGCTCTCAGCGAGTTTTCAGTCCAATTGAGAGGGCTCCAGATAAAGGTGGATATTGAGGAGATTCCTCCGCTTATGACCTATGCAAGTCTTCTCCGCTCGGTTTACAGGAACCTTACCGACAGCCTGCTGAAATTTCCTCAAATGCGAGACGCGTCGATTCGCTATACCTTTGGTCTTGTTGACGATTGCCCGGCATTGGGCGTGCTCTATGACGGGTCGCCTGAAGTTGCCCAAGAGATTGCAGCAGCATTTGATACAAGTTTTGAATACAATGAGCCTAGTAACTCCACTGAGATCGGTCTTTCTCTTTGCTTAAAGATAATTGCCAGACACAAAGGTAGGTTCTGGATAGAAACCAAGGATAGCCAGAGCCACATCAGATTTACGCTGGGTCAAGACTCCATAGCGTGA
- a CDS encoding right-handed parallel beta-helix repeat-containing protein yields MSYFTSLKRFLLFSFSPLLFGNILFGAEYFVSPEGDDSNSGSLEFPFATLQRGQEAVEPGDTVFIRGGTYRVQESQIARYESIWAYVNYLDKSGEEGAPINYFAYPGETPVFDYSDIAPADLRITAFFVKGSWIHLKGIELVGIQVTILDHTQSIGIENQGSHNIFEQVDVHDGQAIGFYLTRGSDNLLLNCDAYRNWDYTSENGKGGNVDGFGGHLRAGGTNNVFRGCRAWFNSDDGFDAINSNEAVVFENCWAFYNGYSSEFASLADGNGFKSGGHAGTAVDRLPDPLPRHVTRFCLAVGNKASGFYANHQIGGQEWFNNTAIGNTYNFNMLARLEDNATDVDGYGGVMRNNLGYGASLSSREVVNLNEEESDVSGNYFTLEVEVTADDFVSLDESLLTMPRQPNGDLPDIAYARLVKDSDLIDSGLDAGYAFSGSAPDLGAFEHDTDKSPFEIALILQPDVQQVRVSGPLGWPYSLVAANDPRLEAEDWGTVDSGPVEQDGNRYAEVDIDGARFFRLKYSQ; encoded by the coding sequence ATGAGCTATTTTACGTCACTCAAGCGTTTTCTCCTTTTCTCATTTTCGCCCCTTTTATTTGGGAATATTCTCTTCGGAGCGGAGTATTTCGTAAGTCCAGAGGGCGACGATTCGAATTCCGGATCGCTAGAATTCCCTTTTGCCACGCTGCAGCGAGGGCAGGAAGCGGTTGAGCCGGGAGATACTGTTTTTATCCGCGGTGGGACTTACCGTGTGCAGGAGTCCCAAATCGCTCGTTACGAAAGCATTTGGGCGTATGTAAACTACTTGGACAAGAGCGGCGAAGAAGGGGCGCCAATCAACTATTTCGCCTATCCCGGCGAAACACCTGTTTTTGACTATTCTGATATTGCTCCAGCGGATTTAAGAATCACCGCGTTTTTCGTAAAAGGGTCTTGGATACACCTCAAAGGTATCGAGCTCGTCGGCATTCAGGTTACGATCTTAGATCACACCCAATCCATCGGGATTGAGAATCAAGGCAGCCACAATATCTTCGAGCAAGTAGACGTGCACGATGGGCAAGCGATCGGTTTTTATCTGACTCGAGGCTCGGACAATCTCCTCCTGAATTGTGATGCGTATCGTAATTGGGACTACACTTCCGAGAACGGGAAAGGTGGAAACGTAGACGGCTTTGGCGGGCATTTGAGAGCCGGTGGGACCAACAATGTTTTTCGCGGGTGCCGAGCTTGGTTCAACAGCGATGATGGGTTTGACGCTATCAATTCCAATGAAGCGGTAGTATTCGAAAACTGTTGGGCCTTTTACAACGGCTACTCTTCTGAATTCGCCAGCTTAGCGGATGGAAATGGTTTTAAATCGGGTGGACATGCCGGTACAGCGGTGGATCGATTGCCCGATCCGCTTCCACGTCACGTGACTCGCTTCTGTCTCGCAGTAGGGAACAAGGCCTCTGGCTTTTACGCGAATCACCAGATCGGTGGACAAGAGTGGTTCAACAATACCGCTATCGGGAACACCTACAATTTCAATATGTTGGCGAGGCTCGAAGACAACGCGACTGATGTGGATGGATACGGCGGAGTCATGCGAAACAATCTCGGATATGGAGCGTCACTTTCGAGTCGCGAGGTCGTTAATCTAAACGAAGAAGAATCGGATGTATCCGGAAATTACTTCACGCTCGAGGTTGAAGTAACAGCGGATGATTTCGTTAGCCTAGACGAATCGCTGCTCACAATGCCGCGGCAGCCAAACGGAGATTTGCCCGATATCGCCTATGCCCGTCTTGTGAAAGATAGTGATCTAATTGATTCAGGCTTAGACGCTGGCTACGCATTTTCTGGATCCGCTCCAGATCTAGGGGCCTTTGAGCATGACACTGATAAGTCTCCCTTTGAAATCGCGTTGATTCTCCAGCCGGATGTCCAGCAGGTGCGAGTGAGCGGACCTCTGGGCTGGCCCTATTCCTTAGTCGCTGCCAATGATCCACGTCTCGAAGCCGAAGATTGGGGGACCGTAGATAGCGGGCCGGTCGAGCAAGACGGTAATCGCTACGCTGAAGTAGACATCGATGGAGCTCGTTTCTTTCGACTGAAATATTCCCAATAG
- a CDS encoding HDOD domain-containing protein translates to MNRKIEYGKYLEYVSGLFPMPRIMAEVARRLKDEDTIIGDLADLIRSDASLVGGIVRLSNSSYYGFSEKTDSLDDAMQRIGLREIARLVGVCTVCKVYQDELDSYRIPPEVFWESSIAVALLMERFAAYREMDTEAAYLSGLMRECGMLVINYALKAEGRTERWDHLEPVHEWEYHSFGLDHMEVGGQLLKLWGFDEDICKIVEEQWVKNSTEMGKLLDLANAVVARCGCDFGNHCGNFEPCEERVSAAGMSLEDFTTAVDSAREAFDKLKAGIL, encoded by the coding sequence ATGAATCGTAAGATCGAATACGGCAAATATCTGGAATATGTTAGCGGATTGTTTCCGATGCCACGAATCATGGCGGAAGTCGCTCGTCGTCTGAAGGACGAGGACACGATCATTGGGGATTTGGCGGACTTGATTCGATCAGATGCCTCTCTCGTGGGCGGCATTGTGAGACTCAGCAACAGCTCCTACTATGGCTTTTCTGAAAAGACGGATTCTTTGGATGATGCCATGCAACGGATCGGTTTGCGGGAAATCGCTCGCCTCGTGGGGGTCTGCACAGTGTGCAAAGTGTATCAGGACGAGCTGGACAGCTATCGCATTCCACCGGAGGTCTTTTGGGAATCTAGCATCGCCGTGGCCTTGCTCATGGAACGATTTGCCGCGTATCGAGAGATGGATACGGAGGCCGCGTATTTAAGTGGATTGATGCGGGAATGTGGAATGCTGGTGATCAATTATGCATTGAAAGCGGAGGGTCGGACTGAACGATGGGATCACCTCGAACCTGTCCACGAGTGGGAATACCACAGCTTCGGCCTCGACCATATGGAAGTGGGCGGGCAGTTGTTAAAGCTTTGGGGATTTGACGAGGATATTTGCAAAATCGTGGAGGAGCAATGGGTCAAGAATTCCACGGAAATGGGAAAACTTTTGGACTTGGCAAACGCGGTCGTAGCACGCTGCGGGTGTGACTTCGGAAACCACTGTGGAAATTTTGAGCCCTGCGAGGAGCGAGTAAGTGCTGCGGGCATGAGCTTGGAAGATTTTACAACTGCGGTGGATTCGGCTCGCGAGGCTTTTGACAAATTGAAAGCGGGGATACTGTAG
- a CDS encoding metallophosphoesterase family protein, which translates to MKVLLVSDLHMNLKQFRWVEESASRYDLVVIAGDLLDLASQFDKQEQIQQITPILERIKTHCPLLVSSGNHDGNTRTPEGEEHADWIKDLRAKGIVSDGQYLDLANYRFTVCPWWNDSQTRREMAKLLKDSQPAAEVSWIWIHHAPPRGSAIARTRKGDAGDPFLSRLIGTYKPTAVLCGHIHNAPFYNEGAWAERVGQTWVFNPGKQPGEVPTHIDFDTETNTATYTNAEEREGLALGQ; encoded by the coding sequence ATGAAAGTACTACTCGTCTCAGATCTGCATATGAACCTAAAGCAGTTCCGGTGGGTAGAAGAATCGGCGAGCCGCTACGACCTCGTCGTGATTGCGGGCGACTTGCTCGATTTGGCCAGTCAGTTCGACAAGCAAGAGCAGATCCAGCAAATCACACCCATACTAGAGAGAATCAAAACTCACTGCCCGCTCTTGGTTTCGTCCGGCAATCACGACGGAAATACACGAACCCCAGAGGGCGAGGAGCATGCGGACTGGATCAAAGACCTGCGGGCGAAGGGAATCGTTAGCGATGGGCAATACCTCGACCTAGCGAACTATCGCTTCACTGTGTGCCCTTGGTGGAATGACTCGCAAACCCGCCGCGAGATGGCCAAGCTCCTTAAAGACAGTCAACCCGCTGCGGAGGTAAGTTGGATTTGGATACACCACGCCCCGCCGAGGGGATCGGCCATAGCTAGAACTCGCAAGGGCGATGCAGGCGACCCCTTTCTATCGCGTTTAATCGGAACCTACAAGCCCACGGCAGTGTTGTGCGGACACATTCACAACGCTCCCTTCTACAACGAAGGCGCATGGGCCGAACGAGTCGGCCAGACTTGGGTTTTCAATCCAGGAAAACAACCGGGTGAAGTGCCAACGCATATCGACTTCGACACCGAAACCAACACGGCGACCTATACCAACGCCGAAGAACGAGAGGGGCTCGCTCTCGGACAATAG
- a CDS encoding endo-1,4-beta-xylanase, with protein sequence MKSSFSIAMAVCSAVCVVAAPHASETLRSAYHDAFHIGFAVNGEMVSGLDEESLKIVLTHASAVTPENVMKAGPLRPEPGVFDYGPADDFVDLAEGNDLFVVGHTLVWHNQTPAWFFLNEKGEPNSFEEQKQRLEEHIKAVAGRYAGRVDAWDVVNEVIADDGSYRPTTWVKGIGSGDELVKLSFAAAAKYAPDTELYYNDFNAWRPSKRDGIVKMIKMLQAEGIRIDGVGIQAHWGLNFPKTEYIQLAIDAYAALGVKVMITELDVDVLPLTREGQIIGTGMLHPQFQLEEWKEYLDPYTEALPLEVETALADRYEELFKLFYKNRDKIDRVTLWGVHDGMSWKNGYPIEARTNYPLLFDRNKKPKLALERVLAVPSEWTE encoded by the coding sequence ATGAAATCTAGCTTCTCAATCGCTATGGCAGTCTGTTCTGCTGTGTGTGTCGTGGCGGCACCCCACGCCTCGGAAACCCTTCGCTCTGCTTACCATGACGCATTCCATATCGGATTCGCGGTGAATGGCGAAATGGTATCTGGCCTAGACGAGGAATCGCTCAAAATTGTGCTCACTCACGCTAGCGCAGTGACTCCGGAAAATGTAATGAAGGCCGGTCCACTTCGCCCCGAGCCGGGTGTTTTTGACTATGGTCCAGCGGACGATTTTGTGGACTTGGCCGAGGGAAATGACCTCTTCGTGGTTGGGCACACTTTGGTCTGGCACAACCAGACGCCGGCTTGGTTTTTCCTGAACGAAAAGGGAGAACCGAATTCCTTTGAAGAACAGAAACAGCGACTAGAGGAACACATCAAGGCGGTCGCAGGGCGCTATGCTGGCAGGGTCGATGCGTGGGATGTGGTCAACGAAGTGATCGCTGACGACGGCAGCTATCGACCTACGACTTGGGTTAAGGGCATCGGTAGCGGAGATGAGCTCGTCAAACTGTCGTTTGCCGCAGCGGCCAAGTACGCGCCGGATACAGAGCTTTATTACAACGACTTCAATGCGTGGCGCCCATCCAAGCGAGATGGAATCGTCAAAATGATTAAGATGCTGCAAGCGGAGGGTATCCGGATCGACGGGGTAGGCATACAGGCGCATTGGGGGCTCAATTTTCCCAAGACCGAGTATATTCAGTTGGCGATCGATGCTTACGCGGCCCTAGGCGTCAAAGTGATGATCACGGAACTGGATGTGGATGTGCTTCCGCTGACACGCGAGGGTCAGATTATTGGAACAGGGATGTTGCACCCGCAATTTCAACTTGAGGAATGGAAAGAGTATCTCGACCCCTATACCGAGGCTTTGCCCTTGGAGGTCGAAACGGCCCTAGCCGACCGATACGAGGAGCTCTTCAAGTTGTTCTACAAGAATCGGGACAAGATAGATCGAGTTACCCTTTGGGGCGTGCACGATGGAATGTCTTGGAAAAATGGTTATCCGATTGAGGCGAGGACAAATTATCCGCTCCTGTTCGACCGAAATAAAAAACCGAAGCTAGCTCTTGAGCGGGTCCTGGCGGTCCCTTCCGAATGGACGGAGTGA